A part of Geothrix oryzae genomic DNA contains:
- a CDS encoding 5-formyltetrahydrofolate cyclo-ligase, with amino-acid sequence MDTKAEFRAHLKTRRDALPAEAREAWSKATAGHLDPLCRQRRVTRIGAFWPFGSEIDLRPAVAAHPDWLWFFPRVASTQPPRLAWGTEPLEKGHWGLLEPALAQHFLPPVQLLLVPGLAFDDEGYRIGYGRGFYDALLAKLPEEVLTVGVGFEAQMHLPVPVDPHDWPVQALLSERGLRLLNAGG; translated from the coding sequence ATGGACACCAAGGCCGAGTTCCGCGCCCACCTGAAGACCCGCCGGGACGCGCTGCCCGCAGAGGCGCGCGAGGCCTGGTCCAAGGCCACCGCCGGGCATCTGGACCCCCTCTGCCGTCAGCGGCGCGTCACCCGCATCGGCGCCTTCTGGCCCTTCGGCTCGGAGATCGACCTGCGCCCTGCCGTGGCCGCTCACCCGGACTGGCTGTGGTTCTTCCCGCGCGTGGCCTCCACCCAGCCCCCCCGGCTGGCCTGGGGCACGGAGCCGCTGGAAAAGGGCCATTGGGGCCTCCTGGAGCCGGCCCTGGCCCAGCACTTCCTCCCGCCGGTGCAGCTGCTGCTGGTGCCGGGCCTCGCGTTCGACGACGAGGGCTACCGCATCGGCTATGGCCGGGGGTTCTACGATGCGCTGCTGGCGAAACTGCCGGAGGAGGTGCTCACCGTGGGCGTGGGCTTTGAAGCACAGATGCACCTTCCCGTCCCCGTGGATCCCCACGACTGGCCCGTGCAGGCGCTCCTGAGCGAGCGCGGCCTGCGCCTTCTGAATGCCGGAGGCTGA
- a CDS encoding FHA domain-containing protein produces the protein MPYLSWMEGSQRFRHAITEDPCILGRDPMACAVAQPAFGSLSRTHAELRRIGEVWWVKDLDSANGTTLNGLPLNRPQGNTLQDGDELSLGGWHVTFTAGFPGLDGTTFAERVGDLFQEVQPEPAQAMVLIRGVELLYRSTERLLREMDSDAQVRGLLEESLRLLAGDRGFLVMRLKEGGWRTVHRVGDVQEGIGLSRSVLDYVAQEHTAVLSNRPLADPRFGGLSLVELHRGSLLCAPMIDEGDILGALYLDRESAGRPFSRFDLAIFQAFVRQGSLALRQAMLQRRALSQAEQQGELLRLRNERQREMDRHGELLAAMAVPLRRIQGWAEELPAAAGEAIRGQLDQLTTLLDHGHREGLPEAAASTTGHPFPLSSLQEDLARRWEALITLRRVTLRWSDPPQGFVWMPGGPLIPALAGLVELMLMQLSPGMEISARWDQERGFHILRLGLPPGLHAPASDPWTQRVLQDAGLRWQWADQALDLYLPEGPDAMPEEPSRPLLGLVSDELGLLGLFQTVAEAGDLLLHPLETQPPPPPLPKFRFLVIDAKGNPELESTIRAYRQHPSFATTPILVVRSSEDETSRLIEAGATDWLAEGFRWEALYHRLQVLRGHTELQQRALAAERLESFRQMAGTLKHEINNPLAIISMQVEMLQRKYPEEAKLAKIGDMVDRIRALVQVLQKMRETPTEDYADGSSILKLG, from the coding sequence ATGCCGTATCTGTCCTGGATGGAGGGAAGCCAGCGCTTCCGACATGCGATCACGGAAGATCCCTGCATCCTGGGCCGTGATCCCATGGCCTGCGCCGTGGCCCAGCCCGCCTTCGGCAGCCTGTCCCGGACCCATGCCGAGTTGAGGCGCATCGGCGAGGTCTGGTGGGTGAAGGACCTCGATTCGGCCAACGGCACCACCCTGAACGGCCTGCCCCTCAACCGCCCCCAGGGCAACACCCTGCAGGACGGGGATGAGCTGTCGCTGGGCGGGTGGCATGTGACCTTCACCGCCGGTTTCCCGGGGCTGGACGGCACCACTTTCGCCGAGCGGGTGGGGGATCTCTTCCAGGAGGTCCAGCCCGAGCCGGCCCAGGCGATGGTGCTGATCCGGGGCGTCGAGCTGCTGTACCGATCCACCGAACGGCTTCTGCGCGAGATGGATTCCGATGCCCAGGTGCGGGGCCTCCTGGAGGAATCCCTCCGCCTCCTGGCCGGCGACCGGGGCTTCCTGGTGATGAGGCTGAAGGAGGGCGGCTGGCGCACGGTCCATCGCGTCGGGGATGTGCAGGAGGGCATCGGGCTGTCCCGCTCCGTGCTCGACTATGTGGCCCAGGAGCACACGGCCGTGCTGTCCAACCGGCCCCTGGCCGACCCCCGGTTCGGCGGATTGAGCCTGGTGGAGCTGCACCGTGGGTCGCTGCTCTGCGCCCCCATGATCGATGAAGGCGACATCCTGGGCGCGCTCTACCTGGACCGCGAATCCGCGGGAAGGCCCTTCAGCCGCTTCGACCTGGCCATCTTCCAGGCCTTCGTGCGCCAGGGCTCTCTGGCCCTCCGCCAGGCCATGCTCCAGCGGCGGGCCCTCAGCCAGGCGGAACAGCAGGGTGAGCTGCTGCGCCTTAGGAACGAGCGCCAGCGCGAGATGGACCGGCATGGCGAGCTGCTCGCGGCCATGGCCGTCCCCCTGCGGCGCATCCAGGGCTGGGCGGAGGAGCTACCGGCGGCGGCGGGCGAGGCCATCCGGGGCCAGCTGGACCAGCTCACCACCCTGCTGGACCATGGGCATCGCGAGGGCCTGCCCGAGGCGGCCGCCTCGACCACGGGCCATCCTTTTCCGCTCTCGTCCCTACAGGAGGATCTGGCCCGGCGCTGGGAGGCCCTCATCACCCTCCGCCGGGTGACCCTGCGCTGGTCGGATCCGCCCCAGGGGTTCGTCTGGATGCCGGGGGGCCCCCTCATCCCGGCCCTGGCCGGTCTCGTCGAGCTCATGCTCATGCAGCTGTCTCCCGGCATGGAAATTTCCGCCCGGTGGGACCAGGAACGCGGCTTCCACATCCTGCGGCTGGGGCTGCCCCCGGGGCTGCACGCCCCCGCCTCCGATCCGTGGACCCAGCGCGTGCTGCAGGATGCGGGGCTCCGGTGGCAGTGGGCGGACCAGGCCCTGGATCTCTACCTGCCCGAGGGACCCGACGCCATGCCCGAGGAGCCCAGCCGGCCATTGCTGGGCCTCGTCAGCGATGAACTCGGCCTGCTGGGGCTGTTCCAGACCGTGGCCGAAGCCGGGGATCTGCTGCTGCATCCTCTCGAAACCCAGCCGCCCCCGCCGCCCCTGCCCAAGTTCCGTTTCCTGGTGATCGACGCCAAAGGCAACCCAGAGCTGGAATCGACGATCCGGGCCTACCGGCAGCATCCCTCCTTCGCCACCACGCCCATCCTGGTGGTGCGCTCCAGCGAGGACGAAACCTCGCGGCTCATCGAGGCGGGGGCGACGGATTGGCTGGCCGAGGGCTTCCGCTGGGAGGCCCTGTACCATCGTCTTCAGGTGCTCCGGGGACACACGGAGCTGCAGCAGCGGGCCCTGGCCGCCGAGCGGCTGGAGTCCTTCCGCCAGATGGCGGGCACCCTCAAGCATGAGATCAACAATCCCCTGGCGATCATCTCCATGCAGGTGGAGATGCTCCAGCGCAAATACCCCGAAGAGGCCAAGCTGGCCAAGATCGGGGACATGGTCGACCGCATCCGCGCCCTGGTGCAGGTGCTCCAGAAAATGCGGGAGACGCCCACGGAAGACTACGCGGACGGCTCGAGCATCCTGAAGCTGGGGTAG
- a CDS encoding YhbY family RNA-binding protein: MLTPKQRQFLKAQAHKLKPVMHVGKGGVTPAQAAELDVMVDSLELVKVKINPNSFEDEGTAAKALCAAVAGLEHVWTIGHTMLFFRPSRTHDTRYPLPS; this comes from the coding sequence ATGCTTACGCCCAAACAACGCCAGTTCCTCAAGGCCCAGGCCCACAAGCTCAAGCCCGTCATGCATGTGGGCAAGGGGGGCGTGACGCCTGCCCAGGCCGCCGAACTCGATGTGATGGTCGACAGCCTGGAACTTGTAAAAGTCAAGATCAACCCCAACAGCTTCGAGGATGAAGGCACCGCCGCCAAGGCCCTCTGCGCGGCGGTTGCGGGCCTGGAGCATGTCTGGACCATCGGCCACACCATGCTCTTCTTCCGCCCCAGCCGGACCCACGACACGCGATATCCTTTGCCTTCCTGA
- a CDS encoding IgA Peptidase M64, giving the protein MLRPLLLSLAALACLAAPPRTLRVDYGHTGDATSERFGVDRVVLEPLPWPGDPAKAVDTSNLGKYCFEVIDKATGKLLYSRGFASIYGEWETTDEAKTLGRSFSESLRFPQPEAPVRIQVKKRDAKNAFQTLWTFEVDPKDPLIERTPAPAAGNLIALQKAGDPADKVDFLILGDGYTAAERGKFEQQARKVMELLFQQTPFKEHRKDFNVWALCPESKESGISRPSTGVHKRTPLGTTYDAFGSERYVLTFDNRAWRDIAAQAPYEFVEILVNAETYGGGGIHNLYSTASAGNSTIGYLFVHEFGHHFAGLADEYYTSDVAVTNSPSRPEPWEPNATADPKHPKWSSLLTAGVPLPTPWKKDEFEAHSHAYQKERRAIRAANRPESEMDALFAREKVFETKLLGTDAHSGKVGAFEGANYEAKGYFRSQEDCLMFTRDEVGFCAACRAAIEKVIRQYAK; this is encoded by the coding sequence ATGCTCCGTCCTCTGCTGCTCTCCCTCGCCGCCCTGGCCTGCCTGGCCGCCCCGCCTCGGACCCTGCGGGTGGACTACGGCCACACGGGAGATGCCACCTCCGAGCGCTTCGGCGTGGACCGGGTGGTGCTGGAGCCCCTGCCCTGGCCCGGTGATCCCGCCAAGGCCGTGGACACCAGCAACCTCGGGAAGTACTGCTTCGAAGTGATCGACAAGGCCACCGGGAAGCTGCTTTATTCCAGGGGTTTCGCCAGCATCTACGGTGAATGGGAGACCACTGACGAGGCCAAGACCCTGGGCCGCTCGTTCTCCGAGTCCCTGCGCTTCCCGCAGCCCGAGGCCCCCGTCCGCATCCAGGTGAAGAAGCGCGACGCCAAGAACGCCTTCCAGACTCTCTGGACCTTCGAGGTCGATCCCAAAGATCCCCTCATCGAGCGGACCCCCGCTCCGGCCGCGGGTAATCTCATCGCCCTGCAGAAGGCTGGCGATCCCGCGGACAAGGTGGATTTCCTCATTCTGGGCGATGGCTACACGGCCGCCGAGCGCGGCAAGTTCGAGCAGCAGGCGCGCAAGGTCATGGAGCTGCTCTTCCAGCAGACCCCCTTCAAGGAGCACCGGAAGGACTTCAATGTCTGGGCCCTTTGCCCCGAATCCAAGGAGAGCGGCATCTCCCGGCCCTCCACGGGCGTTCACAAGCGCACGCCCCTGGGCACCACCTACGACGCCTTCGGCAGCGAACGCTATGTGCTCACCTTCGACAATCGCGCCTGGCGCGACATCGCCGCCCAGGCCCCCTACGAGTTCGTGGAGATCCTGGTGAACGCCGAGACCTACGGCGGCGGCGGCATCCACAACCTCTACAGCACCGCCTCCGCAGGCAACAGCACCATCGGCTACCTCTTCGTGCATGAGTTCGGCCACCACTTCGCGGGCCTGGCCGACGAGTACTACACCTCCGATGTGGCCGTCACCAACAGTCCCTCCCGTCCCGAGCCCTGGGAGCCCAACGCCACCGCCGATCCGAAGCATCCGAAGTGGAGCAGCCTCCTGACCGCCGGCGTGCCCCTGCCCACGCCCTGGAAGAAGGACGAGTTCGAGGCCCACAGCCACGCCTACCAGAAGGAACGCCGCGCCATCCGCGCCGCCAACCGGCCCGAGTCAGAGATGGATGCCCTCTTCGCCCGGGAGAAGGTCTTCGAGACGAAGCTGCTGGGCACCGATGCCCACAGCGGGAAGGTGGGCGCCTTCGAGGGGGCCAACTACGAGGCCAAGGGCTACTTCCGCAGCCAGGAGGACTGCCTCATGTTCACCCGCGACGAAGTGGGCTTCTGCGCCGCCTGCCGGGCCGCCATCGAGAAGGTGATCCGGCAGTACGCGAAATAG
- the uvrB gene encoding excinuclease ABC subunit UvrB, whose translation MAKAIPFKLVSPYSPAGDQPEAIAQLVEGLQRGDRAQTLLGVTGSGKTYTMASTIARAGRPALIFAPNKTLAAQLFSEFKQFFPENAVEYFVSYYDYYQPEAYVPERDLFIDKDAKINEELEKLRLSATRCLLERRDTIVVASVSCIYGLGDPSSYLNLSVNLKTGQTIDRAMLLRDLVAIQYQRNHLSFEPGIFRVRGDVVEVYPAYEDVAYRIELWGDEVERLSKIDPLRGVVTEKLDDLTIWPKTHYVTPEDKLKAAIHGIKVELEARENEFRAAGKIVELQRLHQRVIYDVEMMKEMGHCSGIENYSRFLDGRQPGQPPHTLLDYFPEDFIVFMDESHVATGQLHGMYNGDRSRKTTLVDYGFRLPSALDNRPLKFEEFESRVKQVVYVSATPGDYELQQSGGAFVEQVVRPTGLVDPLVEVRPVGTQVDDLLEEIRKTVARDERVLVTVLTKKLAEQLTAYYQELGIKAEYLHSEIDTLERVELLKNLRRGVFDVLVGINLLREGLDLPEVSLVAILDADKEGFLRNNRSLIQTIGRAARHVNGRAILYADVMTGSMKQAIGETERRRNKQLAHNLEHGITPETVKRNLDDVMGEALAREFINVSREDQAAEEPLLYLEDKAFEREVAKLEKRMKELASHMKFEEAAELRDRILHARRDRLLSAGDSPLAMASGPVPG comes from the coding sequence ATGGCCAAGGCAATTCCCTTCAAGCTCGTCTCGCCGTACTCCCCAGCCGGGGACCAGCCAGAGGCCATCGCGCAGCTGGTGGAGGGCCTTCAGCGCGGGGACCGCGCCCAGACCCTGCTGGGGGTGACGGGTTCGGGAAAGACCTACACCATGGCCAGCACCATCGCCCGGGCCGGCCGGCCGGCGCTTATCTTCGCGCCGAACAAGACCCTCGCCGCGCAGCTGTTCAGCGAGTTCAAGCAGTTCTTCCCCGAGAACGCCGTCGAGTACTTCGTCAGCTACTACGACTACTACCAGCCCGAGGCCTATGTGCCCGAGCGGGACCTGTTCATCGACAAGGACGCGAAGATCAACGAGGAGCTGGAGAAGCTGCGCCTCAGCGCCACCCGCTGCCTGCTGGAGCGCCGCGACACCATCGTGGTGGCCTCTGTGAGCTGCATCTACGGCCTGGGTGATCCCAGCTCGTACCTGAATCTCTCGGTGAACCTGAAGACCGGACAGACCATCGACCGGGCCATGCTGCTGCGGGATCTGGTGGCCATCCAGTACCAGCGCAACCATCTGAGCTTCGAGCCCGGCATCTTCCGCGTGCGCGGCGATGTGGTGGAGGTCTATCCGGCCTATGAGGATGTGGCCTACCGCATCGAGCTATGGGGCGACGAGGTGGAGCGCCTCTCGAAGATCGACCCCCTGCGGGGCGTGGTGACCGAGAAGCTGGACGACCTCACCATCTGGCCCAAGACGCACTATGTGACCCCCGAGGACAAGCTCAAGGCCGCCATCCACGGCATCAAGGTGGAGCTGGAGGCGCGGGAGAACGAGTTCCGGGCCGCCGGCAAGATCGTCGAGCTGCAGCGGCTCCATCAGCGCGTCATCTACGATGTGGAGATGATGAAGGAGATGGGCCACTGCAGCGGTATCGAGAACTACAGCCGCTTCCTGGACGGCCGCCAGCCGGGCCAGCCGCCCCACACGCTGCTGGACTACTTCCCCGAGGACTTCATCGTCTTCATGGACGAAAGCCATGTGGCCACGGGCCAGCTCCACGGCATGTACAACGGCGACCGCTCCCGCAAGACCACCCTCGTGGACTACGGCTTCCGCCTCCCTTCCGCCCTGGATAACCGTCCTCTCAAGTTCGAAGAATTTGAGAGCCGGGTGAAGCAGGTGGTATATGTCTCCGCCACCCCGGGCGACTACGAGCTGCAGCAGAGCGGCGGCGCCTTCGTGGAGCAGGTGGTGCGGCCCACGGGGCTGGTGGATCCCCTCGTCGAGGTGCGCCCGGTGGGCACCCAGGTGGACGACCTGCTGGAGGAGATCCGCAAGACCGTGGCCCGGGACGAGCGCGTGCTGGTGACGGTCCTCACCAAGAAGCTGGCGGAGCAGCTCACGGCCTACTACCAGGAGCTGGGCATCAAAGCCGAGTACCTGCACAGCGAGATCGACACGCTGGAGCGCGTGGAGCTGCTGAAGAACCTGCGCCGGGGCGTCTTCGATGTGCTGGTGGGCATCAACCTGCTGCGAGAGGGGCTGGACCTGCCGGAAGTGAGCCTGGTGGCCATCCTGGATGCGGACAAGGAGGGCTTCCTCCGCAACAATCGGAGCCTCATCCAGACCATCGGCCGGGCGGCGCGCCATGTGAACGGCCGGGCCATCCTCTACGCCGATGTGATGACGGGCTCCATGAAGCAGGCCATCGGCGAGACCGAGCGGCGGCGCAACAAGCAGCTGGCGCACAACCTGGAGCACGGCATCACGCCCGAGACCGTCAAGCGCAACCTGGACGATGTCATGGGCGAGGCCCTGGCCCGGGAATTCATCAATGTCTCCAGGGAGGACCAGGCCGCCGAAGAGCCGCTGCTCTACCTCGAGGACAAGGCCTTCGAGCGGGAAGTGGCCAAGCTCGAGAAGCGCATGAAGGAGCTGGCCTCCCACATGAAGTTCGAGGAGGCGGCGGAATTGCGCGACCGCATCCTCCACGCCCGCCGCGATCGGCTCCTGTCCGCCGGGGACTCGCCCCTCGCCATGGCCTCAGGGCCCGTACCGGGTTGA
- the fabF gene encoding beta-ketoacyl-ACP synthase II — protein sequence MSRTVQRRRVVITGMGTVNPCGLTVPETWANLLAGKSGIGTIDRFDVTDFACKIAGQVKGFNPDLFIEKKEQKKMDIFIHYALGAAHEAWVDAGFDQVELTKAEREVFGTYIGSGIGGLSTIWDEANGYRGPRRTSPFFIPSLIVNLASGQASIKYGLQGPCSAVATACATGAHAIGDAARLIAFGYADRMMAGGSDSVVNQLGVGGFAAMRALSTRNDEPERASRPFDVDRDGFVMAEGAGIVILEEYELAKARGAKIYAEVAGYGMSGDANHITTPAPEGEGGQRVMRAAIKDADIAAEEVGYVNMHGTSTPVGDKLECQAIQKVFGEHSKKIKVSSSKSMHGHLLGAAGGLETIVAVMAVKTGKIPPTINVDRQDPECDLDVTPNVAGTFDAEYAMNNGFGFGGTNGCLVLRKL from the coding sequence ATGAGCAGGACTGTCCAGCGCCGTCGCGTCGTCATCACGGGCATGGGAACGGTCAATCCCTGCGGGCTCACCGTTCCCGAGACCTGGGCCAACCTCCTGGCCGGGAAGAGCGGCATCGGCACCATCGACCGTTTCGATGTCACCGACTTCGCCTGCAAGATCGCGGGGCAGGTCAAGGGCTTCAACCCCGACCTGTTCATCGAGAAGAAAGAGCAGAAGAAGATGGACATCTTCATCCACTACGCCCTGGGCGCGGCCCATGAGGCCTGGGTGGATGCGGGCTTCGACCAGGTGGAACTCACCAAGGCCGAGCGCGAGGTGTTCGGAACCTACATCGGCAGCGGTATCGGCGGCCTCAGCACCATCTGGGACGAGGCCAACGGCTACCGCGGCCCCCGCCGCACCAGCCCCTTCTTCATCCCCAGCCTCATCGTGAACCTGGCCAGCGGCCAGGCCAGCATCAAGTACGGTCTGCAGGGCCCGTGCAGCGCCGTGGCCACCGCCTGCGCCACGGGTGCCCACGCCATCGGTGACGCCGCGCGCCTCATCGCCTTCGGCTATGCGGACCGCATGATGGCCGGCGGCAGCGACTCGGTGGTGAACCAGCTGGGCGTGGGCGGCTTCGCGGCCATGCGCGCCCTCAGCACCCGCAACGACGAGCCTGAGCGCGCCTCCCGACCCTTCGATGTGGACCGGGACGGCTTCGTGATGGCCGAAGGCGCCGGCATCGTCATCCTTGAGGAATACGAGCTGGCCAAGGCCCGCGGCGCCAAGATCTACGCCGAGGTCGCCGGGTACGGCATGAGCGGCGACGCCAACCACATCACCACCCCCGCCCCCGAGGGCGAAGGCGGTCAGCGCGTCATGCGGGCGGCCATCAAGGACGCCGACATCGCGGCCGAGGAAGTGGGCTATGTGAACATGCACGGCACCAGCACGCCCGTGGGCGACAAGCTGGAGTGCCAGGCCATCCAGAAGGTCTTCGGCGAGCACTCGAAGAAGATCAAGGTGAGCAGTTCCAAGTCCATGCACGGCCACCTGCTGGGCGCCGCCGGGGGTCTCGAGACCATCGTGGCCGTCATGGCCGTCAAGACCGGGAAGATCCCCCCCACCATCAATGTGGACCGCCAGGATCCCGAGTGCGATCTGGATGTGACGCCCAATGTGGCCGGCACCTTCGATGCCGAATACGCCATGAACAACGGCTTCGGCTTCGGCGGCACCAATGGCTGCCTGGTCCTGCGGAAGCTCTAG
- the acpP gene encoding acyl carrier protein, producing MADVRKKVIAIIAEQLAKPEDSISESSHFVDDLGADSLDTVEIIMAIEEAFSLEIPESEQEKIRTVGDAIAYIEKHAKA from the coding sequence ATGGCTGATGTGCGTAAGAAGGTCATTGCGATTATTGCCGAGCAGTTGGCCAAGCCCGAGGATTCCATTTCCGAATCCAGCCACTTTGTGGACGACCTCGGTGCGGACAGTCTCGATACCGTCGAGATCATCATGGCCATCGAAGAGGCCTTCAGTCTCGAGATCCCTGAGAGCGAGCAGGAGAAGATCCGCACGGTGGGCGATGCGATCGCCTACATCGAGAAGCACGCGAAGGCTTAA
- a CDS encoding site-specific tyrosine recombinase XerD, translating into MPRARTHEEPENGWPLGWGASLREFRTFLAVERGLSVHTASGYLSDLNHLVVWACDRGISATDLTRDHLTAFLVSQHAEGKAPRSLARMSSSLRAFLTFLRMEGGEGAGPEAVVKPPRPPRILPRTLGESQVEALLNAPDTATPLGVRDRAWLELLYASGLRVSELAGLPALSVFLDEGFLKVTGKGRKERLIPFGSSAERWIRAWLVLRPGFKPRGGELFVGQRGEGITRQHLWRLLKAYALKAGLRVEAVSPHVLRHAFATHLLDHGADLRAVQAMLGHADISTTQIYTHVHQARLRALYDQMHPRSGSPAAD; encoded by the coding sequence ATGCCCCGCGCCCGAACGCATGAAGAACCCGAGAACGGCTGGCCGCTGGGATGGGGCGCCAGCCTACGCGAGTTCCGCACCTTCCTGGCGGTGGAGCGGGGACTTTCGGTCCACACGGCTTCGGGCTACCTCTCCGATCTGAACCACCTGGTCGTCTGGGCCTGCGATCGGGGCATCTCCGCCACGGACCTGACGCGGGACCACCTCACCGCCTTCCTCGTCTCCCAGCATGCCGAAGGGAAGGCTCCCCGCAGCCTGGCGCGGATGAGCTCGAGCCTGCGCGCCTTTCTCACCTTCCTCCGCATGGAGGGCGGCGAGGGAGCCGGTCCCGAGGCCGTGGTGAAACCGCCCCGCCCGCCCCGCATCCTGCCCCGCACCCTGGGCGAAAGCCAGGTGGAAGCCCTGCTGAATGCGCCGGACACGGCCACCCCCCTGGGCGTGCGGGATCGCGCCTGGCTGGAGCTCCTCTACGCCTCGGGCCTCCGCGTCTCCGAACTGGCGGGGCTCCCGGCCCTTTCGGTATTCCTCGACGAAGGTTTCCTCAAGGTCACGGGCAAGGGCCGCAAGGAACGGCTCATCCCCTTCGGCTCCAGCGCCGAGCGGTGGATCCGCGCCTGGCTCGTCCTGCGCCCCGGGTTCAAGCCCAGGGGCGGCGAACTCTTCGTGGGCCAGCGCGGGGAGGGAATCACCCGCCAGCACCTGTGGCGGCTCCTCAAGGCCTACGCCCTCAAGGCCGGCCTCCGCGTCGAGGCCGTGAGCCCCCATGTGCTGCGGCACGCCTTCGCCACGCACCTCCTGGACCACGGCGCCGACCTCCGCGCCGTCCAGGCCATGCTCGGCCACGCCGACATCAGCACCACCCAGATCTACACCCATGTCCACCAGGCTAGGCTCCGCGCCCTGTACGACCAGATGCACCCGCGGAGCGGCTCGCCTGCGGCCGACTGA
- a CDS encoding DMT family transporter gives MGHRNFRFAAVMGLHTFISAGTFLLGKTAADTMPTLALGLLRFLIAGAGFLLLARIRHLDLWTVARSDWRTYLWAGFLGVTLNQVAFLGGLALTLPSHAALLYALTPTVVLLLAWARGQERPGLRKLGGLALAFSGVLVLFSGKAGRALPPRWILGDLMVLVAVVAWAGYTVMSRPLVQKHGAQRATTLSILFGLAIFAPLGALGLPRLVVAAIPPMAWVGLIYLGLMTSVVSYLLWFHALSMKEPSRVAIATNGQPVATALLAWIFYGQAITPAFAVGAALVLGGVLLTQL, from the coding sequence ATGGGCCATCGCAACTTCCGCTTTGCCGCCGTCATGGGGCTTCACACCTTCATCTCCGCCGGGACCTTCCTGCTCGGGAAGACCGCGGCGGACACGATGCCGACCCTGGCCCTGGGCCTGCTCCGCTTCCTCATCGCCGGTGCGGGCTTTCTTCTGCTGGCTCGAATCCGGCACCTGGATCTGTGGACGGTGGCCCGCAGTGATTGGCGGACCTACCTCTGGGCCGGGTTCCTGGGCGTCACCCTGAACCAGGTTGCCTTCCTCGGCGGATTGGCCCTCACGCTGCCCTCCCACGCCGCGCTGCTCTATGCGCTGACGCCCACCGTGGTCCTGCTGCTGGCCTGGGCCCGCGGACAGGAGCGGCCTGGCCTGCGCAAGCTGGGCGGCCTGGCGCTGGCCTTTTCAGGCGTGCTGGTGCTGTTCTCAGGAAAGGCCGGCCGGGCGTTGCCGCCCCGGTGGATCCTGGGCGATCTCATGGTGCTGGTGGCGGTCGTGGCCTGGGCGGGCTACACGGTGATGAGCAGGCCCCTGGTGCAGAAACACGGCGCCCAACGGGCCACCACGCTGTCCATCCTCTTCGGTCTGGCGATCTTCGCGCCCCTCGGCGCCCTGGGGCTGCCGAGGCTGGTGGTGGCCGCCATTCCGCCCATGGCCTGGGTGGGTCTGATCTACCTGGGCTTGATGACGAGCGTGGTGTCCTACCTGCTCTGGTTCCATGCCTTGTCCATGAAGGAGCCCAGCCGGGTGGCCATCGCCACCAATGGGCAGCCCGTCGCTACGGCCCTGTTGGCCTGGATCTTCTACGGGCAGGCCATCACGCCGGCCTTTGCGGTGGGCGCGGCACTGGTGCTGGGTGGCGTACTGCTCACGCAGTTGTAA
- a CDS encoding WYL domain-containing protein: MAVTKTPRKKPVTAPADEKKPAAKAKAPLKKAAPKKAEAPEPKAKAAPKAPAKSKATKAAELAAETVAPAVPAPLPEPAAAAPKKPSAAPALPPLAASILVAIQEGRAVEFIFADADANAPRTFEPRHLTFDALSQAWYAWGWDRRYNAERHHRLDLLAEVNEVEGMGRAAQGPYPEGTPANQIGGWLGGDAIAVKATLLKQWVFAVKQAPPAFPHFKLEELGDGQAQVTFSATDLRAIARWAMQFGDGIQVLEPARLVDRIKQVGAVWAGRERQVSAPAPKQVQRPEPSSEPRRAEARPQHEAKHEARPDTKPEPRPHREPRPEREREESAPKGKAGKVEVIRFDRL, from the coding sequence ATGGCCGTGACCAAGACCCCCCGCAAGAAGCCCGTGACCGCCCCCGCCGATGAGAAGAAACCTGCTGCCAAGGCCAAGGCCCCGCTGAAGAAGGCCGCCCCGAAGAAAGCCGAGGCTCCGGAACCCAAGGCCAAGGCCGCCCCCAAGGCGCCCGCCAAGAGCAAGGCCACCAAGGCCGCGGAGCTCGCGGCCGAAACCGTCGCCCCCGCTGTCCCGGCCCCTCTTCCGGAACCGGCAGCGGCCGCTCCCAAAAAGCCTTCGGCCGCGCCGGCCCTGCCGCCCCTGGCCGCGTCCATCCTCGTCGCCATCCAGGAGGGCCGCGCCGTCGAGTTCATTTTCGCCGATGCGGACGCCAATGCCCCCCGCACCTTCGAGCCGCGCCACCTCACCTTCGATGCCCTCAGCCAGGCGTGGTATGCCTGGGGCTGGGACCGCCGCTACAACGCCGAGCGCCACCACCGCCTGGATCTGCTGGCCGAGGTGAACGAGGTGGAGGGCATGGGCCGGGCGGCCCAGGGCCCCTATCCCGAGGGAACCCCCGCCAACCAGATCGGTGGCTGGCTTGGCGGCGACGCCATCGCCGTGAAGGCCACGCTGCTCAAGCAGTGGGTCTTCGCCGTGAAGCAGGCCCCGCCGGCCTTCCCCCACTTCAAGCTCGAGGAACTGGGTGACGGTCAGGCGCAGGTCACCTTCTCGGCCACGGACCTGCGGGCCATCGCCCGCTGGGCCATGCAGTTCGGCGACGGCATCCAGGTGCTGGAACCTGCCCGGCTGGTGGATCGCATCAAGCAGGTGGGCGCCGTCTGGGCGGGCCGGGAACGGCAGGTCAGCGCGCCGGCACCCAAGCAGGTTCAGCGTCCGGAACCTTCCTCCGAGCCCCGCCGCGCCGAGGCCCGTCCCCAGCACGAGGCGAAGCACGAGGCTAGGCCCGACACGAAGCCCGAGCCGCGGCCCCACCGCGAGCCCCGTCCCGAGAGGGAGCGCGAAGAATCGGCTCCCAAAGGGAAGGCCGGCAAGGTCGAGGTCATCCGCTTCGACCGCCTCTGA